In a genomic window of Myxococcales bacterium:
- a CDS encoding GNAT family N-acetyltransferase — protein MPALTTTRLELWPITLPFVEAVMAGDRAAAEAVCGAPLPTAWPGPDLIARAFAPSIEEVRADPDTRLWGDTLLIARTGRRRVVGSVVFHGRPRDGVAEVGYGVDDDEQRQGFATEGARACVEWALAEPGVTAVTATTFPWHTASLRVIAHLGMRPCGQREHPFLGELLVFERRGPSGG, from the coding sequence GTGCCCGCGCTCACCACCACCCGCCTGGAGCTGTGGCCGATCACGCTGCCGTTCGTGGAGGCCGTGATGGCCGGCGACCGCGCGGCGGCCGAGGCGGTGTGCGGCGCGCCGCTGCCGACAGCGTGGCCCGGGCCCGATCTGATCGCCCGGGCGTTCGCGCCGTCGATCGAGGAGGTCCGGGCCGATCCCGACACACGGCTGTGGGGCGACACGCTCCTGATCGCGCGCACCGGTCGGCGCCGGGTGGTCGGCAGCGTCGTGTTCCACGGCCGCCCGCGCGACGGCGTCGCCGAGGTCGGGTACGGCGTCGACGATGACGAGCAGCGCCAGGGCTTCGCGACCGAGGGCGCGCGCGCGTGCGTCGAGTGGGCGCTGGCCGAGCCGGGCGTCACGGCCGTGACCGCGACCACGTTCCCGTGGCACACCGCGTCGCTGCGGGTGATCGCGCACCTCGGCATGCGCCCGTGCGGGCAGCGCGAGCACCCGTTCCTGGGCGAGCTGCTGGTGTTCGAGCGCCGCGGGCCGAGCGGCGGCTGA